Proteins encoded together in one Chloroflexota bacterium window:
- a CDS encoding IS5/IS1182 family transposase: protein RTHSWMNRFRRILIRWDKSAENYIAFLHFACALVAFRAAGLLG, encoded by the coding sequence ACGGACTCATAGTTGGATGAATCGCTTTCGGCGCATTTTGATTCGCTGGGACAAGTCTGCTGAGAATTACATCGCTTTTCTGCATTTCGCCTGCGCGCTCGTCGCTTTCAGGGCCGCTGGGTTATTAGGATAG
- a CDS encoding LysM peptidoglycan-binding domain-containing protein, whose amino-acid sequence MRNKKQCSLFIVSLFIAQCFLAACTGSSQTSQPALPTFTPRGLATASATIEGAPFIPTFTPVPLGQMPGAVTTYRFEVTLDYVGHRAQVIESVEATNDTPDTWNEIVFQLPEALRSEAFILNSLTTDDGQTVANAIYQLTVNLLKVVLPGGAPPGAVAFVTINYGLAAPAISLNTRPPLGNIGYTSDVIQFINWYPVLVPYRAGAGWRAVGSGVADPVFTDVAAYELSVATAENVTVVSGGPQPHKPGFWKFSLKSARTIAFAASARYQSLSQTEGGVAVTSYFLPEHQQAGQDVLTAAAQSLGLFSDRFGAYPYSTLVIAENAYFGSAAASGLILHAGQGYADYNGQPDSLLIALVPQTTARLWWGQVVQGDSFAQPWLNEALPMYAELLFIETFYPDLTDWYWSSRVNYWQPEGLLDRSAADFTDTEDYLRNLLRRGALFLRDLRAAIGDDAFFSFLQDYYRNSAYRTVTTADFFNAMRRHTPNDLNPLLAQYFTSSQQMPTLAPTFTPAPSDTPPGPTPVVHTVEVGENLTLIAQRYGVTVEAIVRANNLRNADSIFVGQQLIIPAP is encoded by the coding sequence GTGAGAAACAAGAAACAGTGCTCGTTGTTCATTGTCTCATTGTTCATTGCTCAGTGTTTTCTGGCGGCTTGCACTGGCTCTTCTCAAACCTCTCAACCCGCTCTCCCAACCTTCACCCCGCGCGGCCTGGCGACGGCCTCGGCCACCATCGAAGGCGCGCCCTTCATTCCCACCTTCACCCCGGTTCCGCTGGGTCAGATGCCCGGCGCGGTCACAACCTACCGCTTTGAAGTAACGCTCGACTACGTGGGCCACCGCGCTCAGGTCATCGAGTCGGTGGAAGCCACCAACGACACCCCGGACACCTGGAACGAGATCGTCTTTCAACTGCCCGAAGCCCTGCGCTCCGAGGCCTTCATCCTCAACAGCCTCACCACCGATGACGGCCAAACCGTAGCCAATGCCATCTATCAACTCACCGTCAACTTGCTTAAAGTGGTCCTGCCCGGCGGCGCGCCGCCCGGCGCAGTGGCGTTCGTCACCATCAATTATGGCCTGGCCGCGCCAGCCATCTCGCTCAACACCCGCCCGCCGCTGGGCAACATCGGTTACACGAGCGACGTGATTCAGTTCATCAACTGGTATCCGGTTCTGGTTCCGTACCGGGCCGGGGCCGGGTGGCGGGCGGTGGGCAGTGGCGTGGCCGACCCGGTCTTCACCGATGTGGCCGCTTACGAGTTGTCGGTGGCGACGGCTGAAAACGTGACGGTGGTGAGCGGCGGGCCACAGCCGCACAAGCCCGGCTTCTGGAAGTTTTCGCTCAAGAGCGCGCGCACGATTGCCTTTGCCGCCAGCGCCCGTTACCAATCACTCTCGCAAACCGAGGGCGGGGTGGCGGTCACTTCTTATTTTTTGCCCGAGCATCAACAGGCCGGCCAGGATGTGCTGACCGCCGCCGCGCAATCGCTGGGTTTATTCAGCGATCGTTTTGGCGCGTATCCTTATTCGACGCTGGTGATTGCCGAGAACGCCTACTTTGGCTCCGCCGCCGCCAGCGGACTGATTCTGCACGCCGGGCAGGGTTATGCCGATTACAACGGTCAACCCGACTCGTTGTTGATTGCCCTGGTTCCGCAAACAACCGCCCGGTTGTGGTGGGGGCAGGTCGTGCAGGGCGATTCGTTTGCCCAACCCTGGCTCAACGAAGCCCTGCCCATGTACGCCGAGCTTCTTTTTATCGAAACGTTTTATCCCGACTTGACAGACTGGTATTGGAGTTCGCGGGTGAACTACTGGCAACCCGAAGGTTTGCTCGACCGCTCGGCCGCCGACTTCACCGACACCGAAGATTATTTGCGTAACCTTCTGCGGCGCGGAGCCTTGTTCCTGCGCGACCTGCGAGCCGCCATCGGCGATGACGCTTTCTTCTCGTTCCTGCAAGACTACTATCGCAACAGCGCCTACCGCACCGTGACCACCGCCGACTTTTTCAATGCTATGCGCCGCCACACGCCCAACGATCTGAATCCGTTGCTGGCTCAATACTTCACTTCCTCGCAACAAATGCCCACGCTCGCGCCCACGTTCACCCCAGCCCCCAGCGACACGCCGCCCGGCCCCACGCCCGTCGTTCACACGGTTGAGGTGGGCGAGAATTTGACCCTCATCGCTCAGCGTTACGGCGTCACGGTCGAGGCCATCGTCCGGGCCAACAACCTTCGCAACGCCGACTCCATTTTCGTCGGCCAGCAGTTGATCATCCCGGCCCCTTAA
- a CDS encoding GNAT family N-acetyltransferase produces the protein MFTRPALPDDQSSLSRLLRSTPFYHTHLDWQPPEAWLGARPFYFAMSGDKLAGAMSAAPDPPEVAWLRLAIVAEKTDEAAALDSLWQTTRNTLIEMKVAQVACMMVNDWLTPHLARWGFDHLVDVVVLARKRSMIRLPASWQPPLALSPGVHLRPALANDLPVIAKVDAAAFDPPWQYSPRVLEQALAHADYATVAEAGGKMIGYQISTGGRHGGHLARLAVQPESQGRGLGRALVSDLIRHFEKRGLSQITVNTQKNNVASLALYKAVGFELTEDYYPVWRLVLKGPG, from the coding sequence ATGTTTACCCGCCCCGCCCTGCCGGACGATCAGTCCAGCCTCAGCCGCCTGCTCCGCTCAACCCCCTTCTATCACACCCACCTCGACTGGCAACCGCCCGAAGCCTGGCTCGGCGCGCGGCCTTTCTATTTTGCGATGAGCGGCGACAAGCTGGCCGGGGCCATGTCGGCCGCGCCCGACCCGCCTGAGGTGGCCTGGTTGCGGCTGGCCATCGTCGCCGAAAAAACGGATGAAGCGGCGGCGCTCGATTCCCTGTGGCAAACAACCCGCAACACCTTGATTGAAATGAAAGTCGCTCAAGTGGCCTGCATGATGGTGAACGACTGGCTCACGCCCCACCTGGCCCGCTGGGGATTCGATCATTTGGTGGACGTGGTGGTGCTTGCCCGCAAGCGGAGCATGATCCGGCTCCCGGCCTCGTGGCAACCGCCTCTGGCCCTCTCGCCCGGCGTTCACCTGCGCCCTGCCCTGGCTAACGATCTGCCTGTCATTGCCAAAGTGGACGCCGCCGCCTTTGACCCGCCCTGGCAATACTCGCCTCGCGTGCTGGAGCAGGCGTTGGCTCACGCCGATTATGCCACCGTAGCCGAGGCCGGTGGAAAGATGATCGGTTACCAGATCAGCACCGGGGGCCGGCACGGCGGCCACCTGGCCCGGCTGGCGGTTCAACCGGAGAGTCAGGGCCGGGGCCTCGGGCGGGCGCTCGTGTCCGACCTCATCCGTCATTTTGAGAAGCGCGGCCTGTCCCAAATCACCGTCAACACGCAAAAGAATAATGTTGCCTCGCTGGCATTGTACAAAGCAGTGGGGTTTGAACTGACCGAAGATTACTACCCGGTCTGGCGGCTGGTTCTTAAGGGGCCGGGATGA
- a CDS encoding acyl-CoA dehydrogenase family protein, with amino-acid sequence MDFQLSEEQGQWRNIVREFADKELASRAREVDEQARFNREAAGKMGPLGLLGLNAPEEYGGAGVDAVSAAIAIEELGRGCGSTGLAIAAHNGLACGPLALFGTHEQKEKWLRPLATGRADTQGRPLLGSLALTEPGAGSDLAGGVKTKATPEGDSWIIDGAKMWTTNASIASIIITLCRTAPDKLSLIIVPTDTPGLHIGAAEKKMGLKGSPTHAVTYDEVRVPRENLLGVEGKGLAQTLKVLDGGRIGIGALAVGLAQAAFEAAVKYAKERQTFGVPIAQHQAIQWMIADAATEIEAARLMVYRAAWLKETGQSYTVAASMAKLFATEVCERVCFNAIQVHGGYGYSAEFPVERIYRDQRLMTIGEGTSEIQRLVIARNVLGI; translated from the coding sequence ATGGATTTTCAACTTTCTGAAGAACAAGGGCAATGGCGCAATATCGTTCGCGAGTTTGCGGATAAAGAATTAGCGTCGCGGGCGCGCGAGGTGGACGAGCAAGCCCGGTTCAACCGGGAAGCCGCCGGCAAGATGGGGCCGCTGGGTTTGCTCGGCCTGAACGCGCCTGAAGAATATGGCGGCGCGGGCGTGGACGCGGTGAGCGCGGCGATTGCCATTGAAGAACTTGGGCGCGGCTGCGGTTCGACCGGGCTGGCGATTGCGGCTCACAACGGACTGGCCTGCGGGCCGCTGGCCCTCTTTGGCACGCACGAGCAAAAAGAAAAATGGCTGAGGCCGTTGGCAACGGGCCGGGCCGACACACAGGGTCGGCCCCTGCTTGGCTCACTGGCCCTGACCGAGCCGGGCGCAGGCAGTGACCTGGCAGGCGGGGTGAAGACCAAAGCCACGCCCGAAGGCGACTCGTGGATCATTGACGGGGCGAAGATGTGGACGACTAACGCTTCCATCGCCAGCATCATCATCACTCTCTGTCGAACCGCCCCTGACAAGTTGAGCCTGATCATCGTCCCCACCGACACGCCCGGCCTGCACATCGGCGCGGCTGAAAAGAAGATGGGCCTCAAAGGCTCGCCCACCCATGCCGTCACTTACGACGAAGTGCGCGTGCCACGCGAAAACCTGCTCGGCGTGGAAGGCAAAGGGCTGGCCCAAACGCTCAAGGTGCTGGATGGCGGTCGTATCGGAATCGGGGCGCTGGCGGTTGGGTTGGCGCAAGCGGCGTTCGAGGCCGCAGTCAAATACGCCAAAGAACGGCAGACGTTCGGCGTGCCCATCGCCCAACATCAAGCCATCCAGTGGATGATCGCCGACGCCGCCACCGAGATCGAAGCCGCCCGGCTGATGGTCTACCGCGCCGCCTGGCTAAAGGAAACCGGCCAATCTTACACAGTCGCCGCTTCCATGGCCAAGTTGTTCGCCACCGAAGTCTGTGAGCGCGTCTGCTTCAACGCCATTCAAGTTCACGGCGGCTACGGCTACTCAGCCGAGTTCCCGGTCGAGCGCATTTACCGCGACCAGCGGCTGATGACGATTGGCGAAGGGACGAGCGAGATACAGCGGCTGGTGATTGCGAGGAATGTGTTGGGGATATAG
- the pyk gene encoding pyruvate kinase, translated as MRKTKIIATLGPSSDTPDKIEALIHAGMNVARLNFSHGTHDYHAQLVANIREASAKLKKPVAILQDLQGPKIRIGTFANGNDSVVLKDGAEFTVTTRDVEGNEEIVSTTYRGLPWDLNPDDVILLDDGNIELRVKDTSDTDVVTEITHGGVLKQRKGINLPGILVNVPPLTEKDRGDLTFGLSQGVDYIAISFIQRAQDVMDVRRAIHKINPAKDNTPIIAKLEKPAALENLSAILDAADGVMVARGDMGVELSPQQVPSAQKRIIEAANMQGKIVITATQMLESMINSPRPTRAEASDVANAIFDGTDAVMLSAETASGQYPVESVKMMDTIANEAESQEKRWGHFQEMHTSTSVDAVAIARAARELARDRDVKAIAVFTRTGRSASILSKERPTVPVLAFTPEPETYPRLAMLWGVQPYLVPTATSVEEMILDVEQALIHETGLSAGQQVVLIAGLPIGHMGPANIVLLHTVGNPRV; from the coding sequence ATGCGCAAAACCAAAATTATCGCTACCCTCGGACCGTCGTCCGACACGCCGGACAAGATCGAGGCTCTAATTCATGCCGGGATGAATGTGGCCCGGCTTAACTTCTCGCACGGCACGCACGACTATCACGCCCAACTCGTCGCCAATATCCGTGAGGCTTCGGCCAAGCTCAAGAAGCCGGTCGCCATTCTGCAAGACTTGCAAGGCCCCAAGATTCGCATTGGCACGTTCGCCAATGGCAACGACTCGGTTGTGCTCAAGGACGGGGCGGAGTTTACCGTCACCACTCGCGACGTGGAGGGCAATGAGGAAATCGTCAGCACCACCTATCGCGGCCTGCCCTGGGACTTGAACCCGGACGATGTTATTCTGCTCGACGACGGCAATATTGAGTTGAGGGTCAAAGACACGTCGGATACGGACGTGGTGACGGAGATCACGCACGGCGGCGTGCTCAAGCAACGCAAGGGCATCAACCTGCCGGGCATTCTCGTCAACGTGCCGCCGCTCACCGAAAAGGATCGCGGCGACCTGACGTTCGGCCTGTCGCAGGGCGTGGACTACATTGCCATCTCGTTCATCCAGCGGGCGCAGGACGTGATGGACGTGCGCCGGGCCATCCACAAGATCAACCCGGCCAAAGACAACACGCCCATCATTGCCAAGCTGGAGAAGCCTGCCGCGCTCGAAAACCTGTCGGCCATTCTCGACGCCGCCGACGGGGTGATGGTGGCGCGGGGCGACATGGGCGTGGAACTCAGCCCGCAACAAGTGCCGTCGGCGCAAAAGCGTATTATCGAGGCGGCCAACATGCAGGGCAAGATTGTGATCACGGCCACGCAAATGCTGGAGTCGATGATCAACAGCCCGCGCCCCACCCGCGCCGAAGCCTCGGACGTGGCGAACGCCATCTTCGACGGCACCGACGCCGTGATGTTGTCGGCGGAGACGGCTTCCGGCCAGTATCCGGTGGAGTCGGTAAAGATGATGGACACCATTGCCAACGAAGCCGAGTCGCAGGAGAAACGCTGGGGGCACTTTCAGGAGATGCACACCAGCACTTCGGTGGACGCGGTGGCAATTGCCCGCGCCGCGCGCGAACTGGCCCGCGACCGCGACGTGAAAGCCATCGCCGTCTTCACTCGCACCGGGCGAAGCGCCTCCATCCTGTCCAAAGAACGGCCCACCGTGCCGGTGCTGGCCTTCACGCCTGAGCCGGAGACGTATCCGCGGCTGGCTATGCTGTGGGGTGTCCAGCCGTATCTGGTGCCCACCGCCACGTCGGTCGAGGAGATGATTCTGGATGTGGAGCAGGCCCTCATTCACGAAACCGGTCTGTCGGCGGGTCAACAAGTGGTGCTCATCGCCGGTTTGCCCATCGGCCACATGGGGCCGGCCAACATCGTGCTGTTGCACACCGTTGGCAACCCACGGGTGTAA
- the dprA gene encoding DNA-protecting protein DprA produces MSDHRYWIGFNRVKGIGPAKVRALLDHFGNLASAWQANRFDLQEAGLDKRSIDSLEAARKGMDLDTLLADVEKAGFKLLCWDDDNYPRRLREVPNPPPLIYVHGAFADRDDWAVSVVGTRRATAYGKEVARELAGALAAAGVTVVSGLARGVDAAAHVAALEAGGRTIAVLGSGLDKIYPYEHTTLARQIADSGAVISDYPLGTPPESNNFPPRNRIISGLALGVIIVEAGDESGALITADFAAEQGREVFAVPGNIFNRTSRGPNRLIQAGAKIVLSAENVLEELNLKMVAHQAEARAQLPLLEGANDNERNLLSHLSAEPLHADELSALASLPIAAVSSALAMMELKGLVRQVGGMRYVVAREARAPYKVE; encoded by the coding sequence GTGAGCGATCATCGTTATTGGATCGGCTTCAACCGCGTCAAAGGCATCGGCCCGGCCAAAGTTCGCGCCTTGCTCGATCACTTTGGCAATCTGGCGTCAGCCTGGCAGGCCAATCGCTTTGACTTGCAAGAGGCCGGCCTCGATAAACGCTCCATCGACTCGCTGGAAGCCGCCCGCAAGGGCATGGACCTTGACACGCTACTGGCCGATGTTGAAAAGGCCGGTTTCAAGTTATTGTGTTGGGACGACGACAATTACCCTCGCCGCCTGCGCGAAGTGCCGAACCCGCCGCCGCTCATCTACGTACATGGCGCGTTTGCCGATCGGGACGATTGGGCCGTCTCTGTGGTGGGAACCCGTCGGGCGACGGCTTACGGCAAAGAAGTGGCGCGTGAACTCGCCGGGGCGCTGGCCGCCGCCGGCGTCACCGTGGTGAGCGGCCTGGCGCGTGGCGTGGACGCCGCCGCTCACGTGGCGGCGTTGGAGGCCGGGGGTCGGACAATTGCCGTGCTGGGTTCCGGGCTGGATAAAATCTATCCCTACGAACACACAACTCTGGCCCGGCAAATCGCAGACAGCGGCGCAGTGATCAGCGACTACCCTCTGGGCACGCCGCCGGAGAGCAACAACTTTCCGCCGCGCAACCGCATCATCAGCGGCCTGGCGCTTGGCGTCATCATCGTCGAAGCGGGCGACGAGTCGGGCGCGCTGATTACGGCTGACTTTGCCGCCGAGCAGGGCCGGGAGGTGTTTGCCGTGCCGGGCAACATCTTCAACCGCACCAGCCGCGGCCCCAACCGGCTGATCCAGGCGGGCGCAAAAATTGTGTTGAGCGCCGAAAACGTGCTGGAAGAACTGAACTTGAAAATGGTTGCTCATCAGGCCGAGGCGCGGGCGCAACTGCCTCTGCTGGAGGGCGCCAATGATAATGAACGCAACCTGCTGTCGCATCTTTCCGCCGAGCCGCTTCACGCCGACGAGTTGAGCGCCCTGGCCAGCCTGCCCATCGCCGCCGTGTCGTCGGCGCTGGCGATGATGGAACTCAAAGGCCTGGTGCGGCAGGTGGGCGGCATGAGGTACGTGGTGGCGCGAGAAGCGCGAGCGCCTTACAAAGTGGAGTGA
- a CDS encoding mannose-1-phosphate guanylyltransferase produces MSLPFYAIIMAGGSGTRLWPLSRQNRPKQAIKLIGERTMFQLAVDRLLPIMPPEHIITVTTAELAEQLSAQTPNLPRRNFLVEPAGRGTAPVIGLGALYAQHLAGGQNVVVACLTADHYIKDVTRFQNVLLAAAGVAGQGHIVTLGIQPSFASTGFGYIQRGEPLEMASGFAVYQAKAFKEKPDEAMAAAFLADGLHSWNSGMFIWTTERVAAEFARQLPETSARLNEVARTFDTPATAETLNRVWPTVPKQTIDYGIMEGAADVAVVPVDIGWSDVGSWASLLDILEPDESGNVLIGNEHLTFDTTGTLIHSDRLVAAIGLKNLVIVNTDDALLVCPRERSQEVRRAVEKLQQRQAYHYL; encoded by the coding sequence ATGTCTTTGCCTTTTTACGCCATCATCATGGCCGGCGGCTCCGGCACGCGGCTGTGGCCGCTCTCGCGGCAGAACCGGCCCAAGCAGGCCATCAAGTTGATCGGCGAGCGCACGATGTTTCAACTGGCGGTGGATCGGCTTTTGCCGATCATGCCGCCGGAGCACATCATCACCGTCACCACCGCCGAACTGGCCGAACAACTTTCGGCGCAAACGCCGAACCTGCCGCGCCGCAACTTCCTCGTCGAACCGGCCGGGCGGGGAACAGCGCCGGTGATCGGGTTGGGGGCGCTGTATGCTCAACACCTGGCTGGCGGCCAAAACGTGGTGGTGGCCTGCCTCACGGCGGATCATTACATCAAAGACGTGACCCGTTTTCAAAACGTCTTACTGGCCGCGGCGGGCGTGGCCGGGCAGGGCCACATTGTCACCCTGGGCATTCAGCCCTCGTTCGCCTCGACGGGCTTCGGCTACATTCAGCGGGGCGAGCCGCTGGAAATGGCGAGCGGCTTTGCCGTATACCAGGCCAAAGCGTTCAAGGAGAAGCCGGACGAGGCCATGGCCGCCGCCTTTCTGGCCGACGGCCTGCACTCGTGGAACTCGGGCATGTTCATCTGGACGACGGAGCGTGTGGCCGCCGAATTTGCCCGCCAACTGCCGGAGACTTCGGCCAGGCTGAACGAAGTGGCCCGGACGTTTGATACGCCGGCGACGGCTGAGACTCTGAACCGCGTGTGGCCGACCGTGCCCAAGCAGACGATTGATTACGGGATCATGGAAGGGGCCGCCGATGTGGCGGTGGTTCCAGTGGACATTGGCTGGAGCGATGTGGGCAGTTGGGCCTCGCTGCTTGACATTCTGGAGCCGGACGAATCGGGCAACGTGTTGATCGGCAACGAGCACCTGACGTTCGACACCACTGGCACGCTCATTCATTCGGATCGGCTGGTGGCGGCGATTGGGCTGAAGAATCTGGTCATCGTCAACACCGACGATGCCCTGCTGGTGTGCCCGCGTGAGCGTTCGCAGGAAGTGCGGCGGGCGGTGGAGAAATTGCAACAGCGCCAGGCGTATCATTATTTGTAG
- the topA gene encoding type I DNA topoisomerase, with protein sequence MPCWCARVSVRRKCGGRWRNCNSARRIIICSIGVRVEAYCFKCKAKREIQNPVAGFNANGGPVTTGVCGVCGTKMYRMGNTDAHAGLEKPVVERSERKAATASRNGSKPARAAKRSGKLVIVESPAKAKTVQRFLGKGFQVRASVGHIRDLLRSQLSVDVENDFAPKYRVPNEKRPVVKEIKSQAATAQEVYLATDPDREGEAISWHLLEAAEIDPQIVKRVVFHEITQPAIAEAFAHPRQIDMRLVNAQQARRILDRLVGYSLSPLLWAKVRGRLSAGRVQSVAVRLIVDREREIEAFVPQEYWSVEAELLKAGEKSNKHSFFARLLRMNDKEVGLDKDLPLPTEESVQPILADLESAVWQVIKVKRGERRRGPSAPFTTSTLQQEASKKLGYTASRTMAIAQQLYEGIDLGEEGVVGLITYMRTDSTNVSETAQAEAREYITGKYGAEYLPPEPPQYKTRAKGAQEAHEAIRPTSVQREPKAISTLLTKDQLKLYQLIWQRFVASQMAAAFFDTVSVDIEAKHAQTYLFRAAGSVIKFLGFMAVYEEAKDEDAVVVDPAEGEGKRLPELADGDPLLVDHFPEIVDLGFTARMEEELDEIADGEREWVPVLREFYEPFAAQVKAAEADMPQVNTGPELVGRDCPVCGKPLVIRYGRYGKFIGCSGFPECRHLEPWLEKVGVICPKDGGDLIERKTRKGRVFYGCANYPNCDWTSWKRPLKQPCPHCNGLLVIANKTSAVCTVCEKLTALDALVAEPAV encoded by the coding sequence ATGCCCTGCTGGTGTGCCCGCGTGAGCGTTCGCAGGAAGTGCGGCGGGCGGTGGAGAAATTGCAACAGCGCCAGGCGTATCATTATTTGTAGTATTGGAGTTAGAGTGGAAGCATATTGTTTCAAGTGCAAGGCTAAACGAGAAATTCAAAACCCGGTCGCCGGGTTCAATGCCAACGGCGGCCCGGTGACAACCGGCGTGTGCGGTGTGTGCGGCACCAAGATGTATCGCATGGGCAACACCGACGCCCACGCCGGGCTGGAGAAGCCGGTGGTCGAGCGGAGCGAGCGCAAGGCCGCGACAGCGAGCCGCAACGGCTCAAAGCCGGCTCGGGCCGCGAAACGCTCAGGCAAATTGGTCATCGTCGAATCCCCGGCCAAAGCCAAGACAGTGCAGCGCTTTTTGGGCAAGGGCTTTCAGGTCAGGGCCTCGGTCGGCCACATTCGCGATCTTCTGCGCTCGCAGTTGTCGGTGGACGTGGAGAACGATTTTGCGCCGAAGTATCGCGTGCCGAATGAAAAACGCCCGGTGGTCAAAGAGATCAAAAGTCAGGCCGCCACTGCCCAGGAAGTGTATCTCGCCACCGACCCCGACCGCGAAGGTGAAGCGATCTCCTGGCACTTGCTCGAAGCCGCCGAGATCGATCCGCAGATTGTCAAGCGAGTGGTGTTCCACGAAATCACCCAGCCGGCCATCGCCGAGGCCTTTGCCCACCCGCGCCAGATTGACATGCGGCTGGTCAACGCCCAGCAGGCGCGGCGCATCCTCGACCGGCTGGTGGGCTACTCGCTCTCGCCGCTGTTGTGGGCCAAAGTGCGCGGGCGACTTTCGGCGGGCCGGGTGCAGAGCGTGGCTGTGCGCCTGATCGTGGATCGCGAGCGCGAGATTGAAGCCTTTGTGCCGCAGGAATACTGGTCGGTTGAGGCCGAACTACTCAAGGCCGGCGAGAAGTCCAATAAGCATTCGTTCTTCGCCCGGCTGTTACGAATGAACGACAAGGAAGTGGGCCTGGATAAAGACCTGCCGCTGCCCACCGAGGAAAGCGTTCAACCCATTCTGGCCGACCTTGAAAGCGCGGTCTGGCAAGTGATCAAGGTCAAACGCGGCGAGCGACGGCGCGGGCCGTCTGCGCCGTTCACCACCAGCACTTTGCAACAGGAAGCGTCAAAGAAGCTGGGTTACACCGCCAGCCGGACGATGGCGATTGCCCAACAACTTTACGAAGGCATTGACCTGGGCGAGGAGGGGGTGGTGGGTTTGATCACCTACATGCGAACCGACAGCACCAACGTCTCGGAAACGGCGCAAGCTGAAGCTCGCGAGTATATAACCGGCAAGTACGGCGCTGAGTACCTGCCGCCGGAACCGCCGCAATATAAAACGCGGGCCAAGGGCGCGCAGGAAGCGCACGAGGCCATCCGGCCCACTTCGGTTCAGCGCGAGCCGAAAGCGATCAGCACCCTTTTGACGAAAGACCAGTTGAAGCTCTATCAACTGATCTGGCAACGCTTTGTGGCCAGCCAGATGGCGGCGGCCTTCTTCGACACCGTATCAGTGGACATCGAAGCCAAGCACGCCCAGACCTATCTCTTCCGCGCCGCCGGATCCGTCATCAAGTTTTTGGGATTCATGGCGGTGTATGAAGAAGCAAAGGACGAAGATGCCGTCGTCGTTGACCCGGCGGAGGGCGAGGGCAAACGCCTCCCGGAGCTGGCCGACGGCGACCCCCTGCTGGTGGATCACTTTCCAGAGATTGTAGACCTGGGCTTCACGGCCCGGATGGAAGAGGAGCTGGACGAGATCGCCGACGGCGAGCGCGAGTGGGTTCCGGTTCTGCGCGAGTTCTACGAGCCGTTTGCGGCCCAGGTGAAGGCCGCCGAGGCCGACATGCCACAGGTGAATACCGGCCCCGAACTGGTCGGGCGCGATTGCCCGGTGTGCGGCAAGCCGCTGGTCATTCGTTATGGCCGCTACGGCAAGTTCATCGGTTGTTCCGGGTTCCCGGAGTGCCGCCACCTGGAACCCTGGCTGGAGAAGGTGGGCGTGATCTGCCCGAAGGACGGCGGCGACTTGATCGAGCGCAAGACGCGCAAGGGCCGCGTGTTTTACGGTTGCGCCAACTACCCGAACTGCGACTGGACTTCGTGGAAGCGGCCCCTCAAGCAACCCTGCCCGCACTGCAACGGCCTGCTGGTGATTGCTAACAAGACTTCAGCCGTTTGCACCGTGTGCGAAAAATTGACGGCGCTGGACGCGCTGGTGGCTGAACCGGCAGTATAG
- the greA gene encoding transcription elongation factor GreA, which translates to MTETYLTPEGAAKVKAELERLKSVERTALAKRLRDAIQMGDLSENADYHAAKEDQAFLEGKILELEETLRRAIIIQEQVATDTVQVGNRVTVQEEGEDPEVFILVGAREASPREGKISNESPVGRALLGRQVGDTVRAATPRGELVFKILKIE; encoded by the coding sequence ATGACTGAAACGTACTTAACCCCCGAAGGCGCGGCCAAAGTGAAGGCCGAACTGGAGCGCCTGAAATCTGTTGAACGCACAGCCCTGGCCAAGCGCCTGCGCGACGCCATTCAAATGGGCGACCTGTCGGAAAACGCCGACTATCACGCGGCCAAAGAGGATCAGGCCTTCCTTGAGGGCAAGATTCTTGAGCTTGAGGAGACTCTGCGCCGGGCCATCATCATTCAGGAGCAGGTCGCCACCGACACGGTGCAGGTGGGCAACCGGGTGACGGTGCAGGAAGAGGGCGAAGACCCCGAAGTGTTTATTCTGGTGGGGGCCAGGGAAGCCAGCCCGCGCGAGGGAAAAATCTCCAACGAGTCGCCGGTGGGGCGGGCGCTGTTGGGGCGGCAGGTGGGCGACACCGTCCGCGCCGCCACGCCGCGAGGCGAGCTGGTGTTCAAGATTTTGAAGATTGAGTGA